The following proteins are co-located in the Candidatus Eisenbacteria bacterium genome:
- a CDS encoding type II secretion system F family protein: protein MATFVWKGRALGGEMQSGELDAARQEEAIELLRKRRILVTSLKPKGGGFALPKLGGSGVSTKDLAIFTRQFATMISAGLPLVQCLDILAKQSSKPSFGRVIAEVTREVEAGSTLSDGLGKHKSVFDELFRNMVAAGEAGGVLDEILMRLAAYIEKADALKRKVQGAMVYPGVVLTVAVGATCFMLIFIIPTFAKMFSDFGGELPLPTKIVLGMSNLLKNFWWVGVGGLIAGGFFFKRYYATESGQRVVDGAMLKVPVLGDVLLKGAVARFTRTLGTLIASGVPILSGLEITARTAGNKVIAEAIMTARASIREGETVAAPLKTSGVFPPMVVQMISVGEQTGALDEMLTKIAVFYEAEVDTAVDTMTSIIEPIMIVVMGGIVGGMVIAMYLPMFKLINVVSGGSH from the coding sequence ATGGCGACGTTCGTCTGGAAGGGCCGCGCGCTCGGCGGCGAGATGCAGTCGGGCGAGCTGGATGCGGCGAGACAAGAGGAGGCCATCGAGCTCCTCCGCAAACGCAGGATTCTCGTCACCTCGCTCAAGCCCAAGGGCGGCGGTTTCGCGCTGCCGAAGCTGGGCGGGTCGGGAGTCAGCACCAAGGATCTGGCGATCTTCACCCGGCAGTTCGCCACCATGATCTCGGCGGGTCTGCCGCTGGTTCAGTGTCTCGACATCCTGGCCAAGCAGTCCAGCAAGCCGTCGTTCGGGCGGGTGATCGCCGAGGTCACGCGCGAGGTGGAGGCCGGCTCGACGCTCTCCGACGGTCTCGGCAAGCACAAGAGCGTCTTCGACGAGCTGTTCCGCAACATGGTCGCCGCCGGTGAAGCGGGCGGCGTGCTCGACGAGATCCTCATGCGGCTGGCGGCCTACATCGAGAAGGCCGACGCGCTGAAGCGCAAGGTGCAGGGCGCCATGGTCTATCCGGGCGTCGTGCTCACGGTCGCGGTCGGGGCGACATGCTTCATGCTGATCTTCATCATCCCGACGTTCGCCAAGATGTTCTCCGACTTCGGCGGCGAGCTGCCGCTGCCCACCAAGATCGTGCTCGGGATGTCCAACCTCCTCAAGAACTTCTGGTGGGTTGGCGTGGGCGGGCTGATCGCCGGCGGGTTCTTCTTCAAGCGCTACTACGCCACCGAGAGCGGCCAGCGCGTGGTCGACGGCGCGATGCTGAAGGTGCCGGTCCTCGGCGACGTGCTCCTCAAGGGTGCGGTGGCGCGCTTCACCCGCACGCTCGGTACCCTGATCGCCTCGGGCGTCCCGATTCTCTCCGGCCTCGAGATCACCGCCCGCACCGCGGGGAACAAGGTGATCGCCGAGGCCATCATGACCGCGCGCGCCTCGATCCGCGAGGGCGAGACGGTGGCGGCGCCCCTCAAGACCTCAGGCGTGTTCCCGCCGATGGTGGTCCAGATGATCTCGGTGGGCGAGCAGACCGGCGCCCTCGACGAGATGCTCACGAAGATCGCGGTGTTCTACGAAGCCGAGGTCGACACGGCCGTGGATACCATGACCTCGATCATCGAGCCGATCATGATCGTGGTCATGGGCGGCATCGTGGGCGGCATGGTGATCGCGATGTACCTCCCGATGTTCAAGCTCATCAACGTGGTGTCGGGTGGATCGCACTGA
- a CDS encoding ATP-binding protein, whose product MDRTETRLEEAAVSGLGAPLSLDRFGGLRTLIWARLTVASLALPFGILMRADPTIGAWRLLGAALGAVAILSGIYWLGTLWGRGRGIQISVQLAIDIALVTLLSSLTGGLQSPFALFYVLVAITGGLQLGLVGGLITAVGASVAYHLLNPSGHGWSPTMTTLPRPGMFSALLLVLAVLSATLQRRALQARRSLERAARELDRVRFDNDVILRHLTSGVITLDSTGSVAYLNPAAEEVLRVRFADLRGRWVQDALPARLHPLRDSLLAVLESHSTQSRGELLLQNEDGAPLPLGLSTNLLIHEGQVTGVVAVFQDLTAVREMEQRALRNQTLAEVGSLAAGIAHELRNGLSPISGSVEVLQRELRLDGEQRQLMALISTECSRLNRFVTDLLAYSKERQLVRMPIDLGETLDELCDTVALDPRAVGVAVRHEPGEEMVELYADREQLRQVWLNLAGNALDALDGGGALVIRWSCPDAERVVIDFEDSGPGIASQDLAHVGQPFFTTKKSGTGLGLPIAQRIVERHGGTLTLHAANQRGTIARITLPATAGAAARAA is encoded by the coding sequence GTGGATCGCACTGAGACCCGGCTCGAGGAGGCCGCGGTGTCCGGTCTCGGCGCCCCGCTGAGCCTCGACCGCTTCGGCGGATTGCGGACGCTGATCTGGGCCCGCCTGACGGTGGCGTCGCTGGCGCTGCCGTTCGGCATCCTGATGCGCGCCGATCCCACGATCGGCGCCTGGCGCCTGCTGGGCGCGGCGCTCGGCGCCGTGGCGATCCTCTCCGGGATCTACTGGCTCGGCACCCTGTGGGGGCGCGGCCGCGGCATCCAGATCTCGGTCCAGCTGGCGATCGACATCGCGCTGGTGACCCTGCTGTCGTCGCTGACCGGAGGGCTTCAGAGTCCCTTCGCGCTGTTCTACGTGCTGGTGGCGATCACCGGCGGTCTCCAGCTCGGCCTGGTCGGCGGGCTGATCACCGCGGTGGGAGCGAGCGTCGCCTATCACCTGCTCAATCCATCCGGCCACGGATGGAGCCCGACCATGACCACGCTGCCGCGGCCCGGCATGTTCTCGGCCCTGCTGCTGGTGCTCGCCGTGCTGTCGGCGACGCTGCAGCGCCGCGCGCTCCAGGCCCGCCGGAGCCTGGAGCGGGCGGCCCGCGAGCTCGACCGGGTGCGCTTCGACAACGACGTCATCCTGCGCCACCTCACCTCGGGCGTGATCACGCTCGACAGCACCGGCTCGGTCGCCTACCTGAATCCAGCCGCCGAAGAGGTGCTGCGCGTGCGCTTCGCCGACCTGCGAGGACGGTGGGTCCAGGACGCGCTGCCGGCGCGTCTCCACCCGCTGCGCGACTCGCTCCTCGCGGTGCTCGAGAGCCACTCGACCCAGAGCCGCGGTGAGCTGCTGCTGCAGAACGAAGACGGCGCGCCGCTCCCGCTCGGCCTCTCCACCAACCTGCTCATCCACGAAGGCCAGGTCACCGGCGTCGTGGCGGTGTTCCAGGATCTCACCGCGGTGCGGGAGATGGAGCAGCGGGCGCTCCGCAACCAGACGCTCGCCGAGGTCGGCTCGCTGGCCGCGGGGATCGCCCACGAGCTCCGCAACGGACTCAGCCCCATCAGCGGATCCGTCGAGGTGCTGCAGCGCGAGCTGCGGCTCGACGGCGAGCAGCGCCAGCTCATGGCCCTGATCTCCACCGAGTGCAGCCGTCTCAATCGCTTCGTGACCGACCTGCTGGCCTATTCCAAGGAGCGCCAGCTGGTGCGGATGCCGATCGATCTGGGCGAGACCCTGGACGAGCTGTGCGACACCGTGGCGCTCGACCCACGGGCGGTGGGCGTCGCGGTGCGCCACGAGCCGGGCGAGGAGATGGTGGAGCTCTACGCCGACAGGGAGCAGCTCCGGCAGGTGTGGCTCAACCTGGCCGGGAACGCGCTGGACGCGCTCGACGGAGGGGGAGCGCTGGTCATTCGCTGGAGCTGTCCCGACGCCGAGCGCGTGGTGATCGACTTCGAAGACTCCGGACCGGGCATCGCGTCACAAGATCTGGCCCACGTGGGACAGCCGTTCTTCACGACCAAGAAGAGCGGGACCGGATTGGGACTGCCGATCGCGCAGCGGATCGTCGAACGCCACGGCGGAACGCTCACGCTGCATGCAGCAAACCAACGAGGAACCATTGCCCGCATCACGTTGCCCGCGACCGCGGGCGCCGCGGCGCGCGCCGCTTGA
- a CDS encoding type II secretion system protein, with the protein MFKSQKGFTLIELMIVVVIIGILAAIAIPNFIAMQDRAKEGSVKANMHTFQLAAEDYGVQKDGTYSDVASAVHGLLPAAGANFKNPFTNSTAVNVAWEDRASILNPCTARVSGLTSYADSLMTNYNIKGVGKNTTVDMALVLTAGQ; encoded by the coding sequence ATGTTCAAGTCCCAGAAGGGTTTCACCCTGATCGAGCTGATGATCGTCGTGGTGATCATCGGTATTCTCGCCGCGATCGCGATCCCGAACTTCATCGCGATGCAGGACCGCGCGAAGGAAGGCAGCGTCAAGGCCAACATGCACACCTTCCAGCTCGCGGCTGAAGACTACGGCGTCCAGAAGGACGGCACGTACTCGGACGTGGCTTCTGCGGTGCACGGCTTGCTGCCGGCCGCCGGTGCGAACTTCAAGAATCCGTTCACGAACAGCACCGCGGTCAACGTCGCGTGGGAGGACCGCGCCAGCATCCTGAACCCCTGCACGGCCCGGGTTTCCGGCCTCACGAGCTACGCCGACTCGCTCATGACCAACTACAACATCAAGGGTGTGGGCAAGAACACGACCGTCGACATGGCTCTGGTTCTGACGGCTGGTCAGTAA
- a CDS encoding sigma-54 dependent transcriptional regulator has protein sequence MAAEKILVVDDEQSMTQFLGIVLRKEGYSVTTVNNGKDALERTRAEDFDVVITDIKMPGMDGIQLLQGIKKHDPSLPVVIMTAYASQQSAIDAVNLGAFQYLIKNAKNDEIKLVVRNALEMRRVRTENLYLKRELKRGHDEKTIIGSSEEIIRVFKMVDKVADSDATILIQGESGTGKELIAKEIHYRSRRAQGPFVSINCGAIPRDLLESNLFGHVKGSFTGAVRDAAGLFQVAEGGTFFLDEIGDMPHATQVKLLRALQEREIIPVGGTQPIKIDCRLVAATNADLEREVAEGRFRADLFYRLNVIPIKLPPLRHRRDDIPLLVDHFLKRQPSGPDQKTVSKEAMEVLMKYDWPGNVRELENVMERALVLDESGVVEPEDLPEKIRFGIQQRGTLVIDSPTLTLEELEKEYILKVLHHTRWQKKRASEILGINASTLYRKLIGYGFEKGTGQEADGQPGEHAA, from the coding sequence ATGGCTGCCGAGAAGATCCTGGTGGTGGATGACGAACAGAGCATGACCCAGTTCCTCGGGATCGTGCTCCGCAAGGAAGGCTATAGCGTCACGACCGTGAACAACGGCAAGGATGCCCTCGAGCGCACGCGCGCCGAGGACTTCGATGTCGTCATCACCGACATCAAGATGCCCGGGATGGACGGCATCCAGCTCCTGCAGGGGATCAAGAAGCACGATCCGTCGCTGCCGGTGGTGATCATGACCGCCTACGCGTCGCAGCAGTCGGCGATCGACGCGGTGAACCTCGGCGCGTTCCAGTACCTGATCAAGAACGCCAAGAACGACGAGATCAAGCTCGTGGTCAGAAACGCCCTGGAGATGCGGCGGGTGCGCACCGAGAACCTCTATCTCAAGCGGGAGCTCAAGCGCGGCCACGACGAGAAGACGATCATCGGCTCGTCGGAAGAGATCATCCGGGTCTTCAAGATGGTCGACAAGGTGGCCGACAGCGATGCCACGATCCTGATCCAGGGGGAGAGCGGCACGGGCAAGGAGCTCATCGCCAAGGAGATCCACTACCGGAGCCGGCGGGCCCAGGGCCCGTTCGTGAGCATCAACTGCGGCGCGATTCCTCGCGACCTGCTCGAGAGCAACCTGTTCGGCCACGTGAAGGGATCCTTCACGGGTGCGGTGCGCGACGCCGCGGGCCTGTTCCAGGTCGCCGAGGGAGGCACGTTCTTCCTGGACGAGATCGGCGACATGCCGCACGCCACCCAGGTCAAGCTGCTGCGGGCGCTCCAGGAGCGGGAGATCATTCCGGTGGGCGGCACGCAGCCGATCAAGATCGACTGCCGCCTGGTGGCGGCGACCAACGCCGACCTCGAGCGCGAGGTCGCCGAAGGCCGCTTCCGCGCCGACCTCTTCTACCGGCTCAACGTCATCCCCATCAAGCTTCCGCCCCTGCGGCACCGCCGCGACGACATCCCGCTGCTGGTCGACCACTTCCTGAAGCGTCAGCCGAGCGGCCCCGACCAGAAGACGGTGAGCAAGGAAGCCATGGAAGTGCTGATGAAGTACGACTGGCCGGGCAACGTGCGGGAGCTGGAGAACGTCATGGAGCGCGCGCTGGTGCTGGACGAGAGCGGAGTGGTCGAGCCCGAGGATCTGCCCGAGAAGATCCGCTTCGGCATCCAGCAGCGCGGCACGCTGGTGATCGACTCGCCGACGCTGACGCTCGAGGAGCTGGAGAAGGAGTACATCCTCAAGGTCCTGCACCACACCCGCTGGCAGAAGAAGCGAGCCAGCGAAATCCTCGGCATCAACGCCTCCACGCTCTATCGCAAGCTGATCGGCTACGGCTTCGAGAAGGGGACCGGCCAGGAAGCCGACGGACAGCCAGGCGAGCACGCCGCCTGA
- a CDS encoding type IV pilus twitching motility protein PilT, with product MITLRQLLEEMIQKKASDLHLTAGVPPEFRIDGQLVPAAEYDVLTPETTASLAYSVMSDEQRKRFETTRELDFSFGIRNMARFRANVFLQRGVVTAAVRQIPYEILPMEKLGLPPVVKEFTHRHRGLVLVTGPTGSGKSTTLASMIDRINSTRQSHIITIEDPIEYVHQHKKGIVNQREVGADTNTFPTALKYVLRQDPDIILIGEMRDLETIGAAITIAETGHLVFATLHTNSAYEAVNRIADAFPSDQRSQIFSQLAFTLEGVVTQQLVPRSRGAGRVMVAEVLVCTPAVKAVIRDGKTHQIYSLMQVGQKFGMQTMNQALLQAVLDKALTAEHALNFSTDRQELEGMLAKVMRAAA from the coding sequence GTGATCACGCTGCGTCAGCTGCTCGAAGAGATGATTCAAAAGAAGGCGTCAGATCTCCATCTGACGGCCGGCGTGCCTCCCGAGTTCCGGATCGACGGACAGCTGGTGCCGGCGGCGGAATACGACGTGCTGACCCCGGAAACGACCGCATCGCTTGCCTACAGCGTGATGTCCGACGAGCAGCGGAAGCGCTTCGAGACGACGCGTGAGCTCGACTTCTCGTTCGGCATCCGCAACATGGCCCGCTTCCGCGCCAACGTCTTCCTCCAGCGCGGCGTGGTCACCGCCGCGGTGCGCCAGATCCCCTACGAGATCCTGCCGATGGAGAAGCTCGGCCTGCCGCCGGTGGTCAAGGAGTTCACCCATCGCCATCGCGGGCTGGTGCTGGTCACCGGGCCGACGGGAAGCGGCAAGAGCACCACGCTGGCGTCGATGATCGATCGCATCAACTCCACCCGGCAGTCGCACATCATCACGATCGAGGATCCGATCGAGTACGTGCACCAGCACAAGAAGGGCATCGTGAACCAGCGGGAGGTGGGGGCCGACACCAATACCTTCCCGACCGCCCTCAAGTACGTGCTGCGGCAGGATCCCGACATCATCTTGATCGGTGAGATGCGCGACCTCGAGACGATCGGTGCGGCGATCACGATCGCCGAGACCGGCCACCTGGTGTTCGCGACGCTCCACACCAACTCGGCCTACGAGGCCGTGAACCGCATCGCCGACGCGTTTCCATCCGATCAGCGCTCCCAGATCTTCAGCCAGCTCGCGTTCACGCTGGAAGGGGTGGTGACCCAGCAGCTGGTGCCGCGGAGCCGCGGCGCGGGCCGCGTCATGGTCGCCGAGGTGCTGGTTTGCACGCCGGCGGTGAAGGCCGTCATCCGCGATGGCAAGACCCATCAGATCTACAGCCTGATGCAGGTCGGCCAGAAGTTCGGGATGCAGACCATGAACCAGGCGCTGTTGCAGGCGGTGCTCGACAAGGCGCTGACCGCGGAACACGCCCTCAACTTCAGCACGGATCGTCAGGAGCTGGAAGGCATGCTCGCGAAGGTCATGCGGGCGGCGGCATAG
- a CDS encoding prepilin-type N-terminal cleavage/methylation domain-containing protein — MKDNRGFTLVELMIVMVIIGILAAIAVPNYIQMESRAKEAGTKSNMHIFQVTAEDFSVRNDARYADDATLVASIMPGGVTGLRNPFTKTGGANLSWEDRPSVLGNPPYAPGLVSYADSSSSWYNIKGVGANGQLLLVITSGQ; from the coding sequence ATGAAAGACAACCGCGGGTTCACGCTGGTCGAGCTGATGATCGTGATGGTGATCATCGGGATCCTCGCCGCGATCGCCGTGCCCAACTACATTCAGATGGAGTCGCGGGCCAAGGAAGCCGGGACCAAGTCCAACATGCACATCTTCCAGGTCACGGCCGAGGACTTCAGCGTCCGCAACGACGCTCGGTACGCCGACGACGCCACCCTGGTCGCCAGCATCATGCCCGGTGGTGTGACCGGCTTGAGGAACCCCTTCACGAAGACGGGCGGCGCGAATCTGTCCTGGGAGGATCGCCCCTCGGTGCTGGGGAACCCGCCGTATGCCCCCGGGCTCGTGAGCTACGCCGACTCGTCGTCGTCCTGGTACAACATCAAGGGCGTCGGCGCCAACGGCCAGCTCCTCCTCGTCATCACCTCGGGCCAGTAA